GTTGATCGAGTACTTCTGGGACAAGCGCGACTTTTTCGTCCTGATGCACCGCCTCGAGCCCAAGCTCAAAGCCAAAGAGCGGGCCGAGTGGCGCGAACGGCGCGACCAAATTGTGGAGATGCTGCGCCGTCGCCTCGACCGGGCCATGCAAAACGGAGAAATTGCGCGGGTGCATCCACGCATCGCCACCGAGGCGTTGTTGGGCATGATCCGGGGAGCATGCGTGTACCGCCAGCCGTCGGATCGGCCTCGAGAGGTGGCGCAAACGATCACGCAACTCTTCCTTGGCGGGCTATTCGGTTCCGAGCGCCCGGCATTGTCTCCAGCCCGCAAAGCAGCCGCATCGCAGTAGTCAGGAGCCATCATGCAGCAAAGTTTCCTGCTTTCTCTAGCAACTATCCTCGCGTGTGCGTCGATAAGCTGCGGCCGCACCGGAGGCGCCGAAAGTGCAGCCGCAGCGCCGAGCAAGCTCGTCCCGCGAGCGGTCGTGGTCCGGGTCGCTCCCGCTGTGGTGCGCCCGGTGCAGCGCACGGTAAACTTCGTCGGGACTCTGTATGGCCGCGACGAGGTCACCATTGCCAGCCAAGTGGAAGGGCAAGTCGAGCGTGTGCATGTGGATCTGGGTGACGCGGTCGGCGAGGGCGAAGTGTTGCTGGAAATTGACGACAGTTCGTGGCGGGCGCGGCTGCGCGAGGCGGAAGCGAATCTCGCCAAGGCGCGTACGGACGAGGAACGTGCCCGCCAGCTCGTCGCGGAGCGTGTGATTTCGCCGCAAGAATACGAAGCGCGAAAAACGGCAGCTCAAGTCGCCGAGGCCCAGCGCGATTTACTGCGAGTCACCTTGCAGCATGCCCGCGTTCTTTCGCCCATCCAAGCCAGCGTGGCGCGAAGGTTCGTGTCGGTTGGCGAATACGTGCGACCGGGCACGCCGCTCTTCACGTTAGTGGTTCAGGATCCGCTCAAGCTGCGTGGCGACGTACCGGAGCGGTTTGCGCCCGAGCTGCAATCCGCGCAACCGGTGGAGGTTCGGGTAGATGCTTACCCGAACGAAGTGTTCCGGGGAGCGCTAGCGCGGATCAGCCCGGCGTCAAACCCGCAAAACCGTTCCGTTACGGTGGAAGCGCTGGTCCCCAATCCCGATCGCAAACTCAAGCCGGGCTTCTTTGCCAACGCGGCCATCGTCACGCGCGCGGACGACCGTGCGGTGTGTATTCCTCAAGATGCTGTGATGTCCTTTGCCGGCGTGCACCGGGTGTTCGTGATCTCCGACCAACGTGCGGAAGCACGGGAGGTGGAGTTGGGCCGGAGGCTACCGGATGGTCTCGTGGAGGTCGTCGGCGGAGTCGCTGCCGGGGAGCTGGTCGCCGTTTCGGGCTTGAGCAAGCTGGAGTCGGGCGCGGCGGTCGAAATCGACCGTGCCGCACCTGACTCCGGCGCAACGCAGGCAGGTGATTCATGAAGCTCGTAGAACTGTGCATCCGCCGCCCAGTGGCGGCCACGATGGGGATTTCCTTCCTCGTCGTGCTCGGGTTGTTTTCCTACCGGCACCTCTCAGTGGACTTATTTCCCAACATCGATTTCCCCATCGTCGTCGTCAACACCACGCTCAAAGGTGCCAGCGTGGAAGAAATGGAGTCCAGCGTCACCAAAGTCATCGAGGAAGCCGTCAACACGATCGAGGGGATCGAAGAATTGCGCTCCACGACCAAAGAAGGGCTTTCCCACGTCGTGGTCATTTTCCATCTCGAACGCGATCGGGAGGCGGCCGTACAAGACGTGCGCGACAAGGTAGCCGCAATTACGTCCAAGCTTCCTGCGGGCACGGACCCTCCGGTGGTCATGAAGTTCGACGTGGAAGCGTCGCCGATTCTGTCTATTGCCGTGGCCGGCGAGCGGAGTTTGCGCGAGGTCACCGAACTTGCGCGCAAGCTCATCAAGGAAGACTTGGAGACACTGCCCGGCGTGGGATCGGTGAGCCTGGTGGGTGGTTTGGAGCGGGCCATCAACGTCGAAGTGGATACCCAGCGCCTGGCAGCGTACGGACTTTCGATCGGACAAGTTCGTTCGGCGTTACGCGCGCAAAACGTCGAACTTCCGAGCGGCCATGTAGACCAAGGCAGCAAAGAGCTCACGCTGCGCACGATGGGACGGATCGAGCGCGTCGAGGACTTCCGCCACCTCATCATCGCTACGGTCCAAGGTCGTCCCATTACTCTCGGAGACGTGGCCACTGTGACCGACGGCTTCGTGGAGCCTCGCACGTTGGCGCGGCTGGATGGGAACCCGGCGGTGAATTTGCTCATCCGCAAGCAAAACGGGCAAAACACCGTGGAAGTGATCAAACGCGTCAAACAGCGGCTCGAAGAGCTCCGCAGGGTGCTGCCCCATGACATCGAAATGCAAGTGGTGCGCGACCACTCGCGCTTTATCGAGCGCTCGATCGAGGAGGTCCAGTTTCACCTGGTGCTGGCGGCCATCTTGGTCAGCCTCACCGTGCTGCTGTTCATTGCCAACTGGCGCGCCACCCTGATTGCGGCCGTAGCAATTCCCACCTCGATCGTGGCCACGTTTACCCTCATGCGCTGGCTCGGCTTCACGATCAACAACATCACCATGCTCGGCCTCGTACTGGCCACGGGCATCGTCATTGACGATGCCGTGGTGGTTCTGGAGAACATTTTCCGGTATGCGGAAGAGAAAAACATGCCGCCCCGCATGGCGGCTGCGGCGGCAACCAAAGAGATCAGCTTGGCCGTGATGGCGACGACGTTGTCGCTGGTGGTGATTTTTTTGCCCGTCGCGTTCATGGAAGGGCGAGTCGGCCGCTTCTTCAACAGCTACGGGGTCACGGTGGCCTGCGCGATCATGGTGTCGCTACTGGTCTCCTTTACGCTCACTCCCATGCTGTGCGCCCGCTTTTTAAAGATCTCCCCGCACCGCGCCGCCCAGAGCCGGCAGCGGGGCTTTTACGCCGCCCTGGATCGGGGCTACGGGGTGCTGCTGCGCTGGTCGCTCCAGCACCGCTGGGTCATCGTGGCGGCGTCGCTGCTCACGGTGGCCGCAACCGTTCCCCTGTTCCGCATGGTCGGCAAGGACTTCTTGCCGCAAGACGACCAAAGCGAGTTCGAGGTCATCGTGCAGACGCCGGAGGGTTACAGCCTTGCTCGGACCGACGC
This sequence is a window from Candidatus Binatia bacterium. Protein-coding genes within it:
- a CDS encoding TetR family transcriptional regulator: MAGRKKSDQIREAIVHGAAEVFSRREFHEVLTDDIAARVGVGKGTLYRYFRSKEELYLAAIGDGLRELHGSVTEVLSQPSPLVPTIERLVRTLIEYFWDKRDFFVLMHRLEPKLKAKERAEWRERRDQIVEMLRRRLDRAMQNGEIARVHPRIATEALLGMIRGACVYRQPSDRPREVAQTITQLFLGGLFGSERPALSPARKAAASQ
- a CDS encoding MexH family multidrug efflux RND transporter periplasmic adaptor subunit; the protein is MQQSFLLSLATILACASISCGRTGGAESAAAAPSKLVPRAVVVRVAPAVVRPVQRTVNFVGTLYGRDEVTIASQVEGQVERVHVDLGDAVGEGEVLLEIDDSSWRARLREAEANLAKARTDEERARQLVAERVISPQEYEARKTAAQVAEAQRDLLRVTLQHARVLSPIQASVARRFVSVGEYVRPGTPLFTLVVQDPLKLRGDVPERFAPELQSAQPVEVRVDAYPNEVFRGALARISPASNPQNRSVTVEALVPNPDRKLKPGFFANAAIVTRADDRAVCIPQDAVMSFAGVHRVFVISDQRAEAREVELGRRLPDGLVEVVGGVAAGELVAVSGLSKLESGAAVEIDRAAPDSGATQAGDS